GGCCGCCGGTGAACAGGCCGTAGCCCATCATGTTCTGGAAGACGTCCTCGTTCGTCAGGCCGGCGGCGATCATGCCACGCGCGACGCACTCGGCCCAGTAGCGCAGGTCGTCGGCGGTGTGGTAGACGGCGGTGGCGACGCCGGTGGTGCCCGACGAGTAGTGCATGCGGACGACTTGCGCCCGCGGCACGGCCAGCATCCCATAGGGCATGCTGGCGCGCAGGTCGTTCTTGGTCGTGAAGGGCAGGCGGTGCAGATCGTCGAGGCCCTTGATGGAGGCGGGGTCGAGGCCCATCTCAGCCAATTTGGCGGCATAGAAGGGCGCGTTGGCCGCGCGAGAGACGGCCTGCGGCAGGCGCTCGTCCTGCAGGGCCAGGATCTCGTCACGGGTCAGGAAGTCGTGCTGGGTGTAGTCAGACATGCAAACGAAGGCTCCTCTGGGGCGCCTACAGGGAAGCGCGGAGCCTCCGGTTCACCACCTTGGTTTGTTTGTGGAGAGTGTAAGGGTCAGAATACCCGAACCGGCGAGGCGTGACAAGGGGCCGGGGGGCCTGTGGAGCGGGGTACGCCCCCGCCCCACAGGTCTGAGTGCTGGCAGATCGGCCCTCAAGGCGTGATCTCGTACACCTTCAACTCGAACGGCTTGAACTGCGCCGTCCAGTGGGGCGCCTTCGGCTTGATGACCTCGTCGCCCAGCTTGATGCTCGACGGCTTGCGGTCCGTGACGAACGTCGCCTCGTGCTCCTGGTTCTCGTCGTTGACGGCGAACAGGTAGGCCGTCTTGCCGACCTGACGAACCGTGAAGTGCAGCCAGTCCTGCTGCAGCGTCGTGACATGCAACCGGGGCTCGATGGACAGCAGCACCGGCGCCCACTGCTTGACTTCGGCCGCCACGCGCTTAGCCTCGGCCCAGCGCTGGTCGAAGACCGCCGGCTCCTTCTTCAGGTCGAACCACGAGTAGTAGATCAGCCCGGTCGCGCCCTCGGTGAGGCACTGCCAGGTCATCGAGCGCAGCTCGTCATATGTAGGCGGGCGCAGGTCCTTCTTCTCCTCCTCGGTCTTCTTGTAGCAGGCCCAGTTCATCACCTGCGGGACCTGCCAGACTGGGCGGCTGCCCATGACGCTTTCCACCGAGCGCTCCGTGTAGTACGCGGCGCGGCGGGCCGGCGCCATGGGGATCGGGTACGGGTCGGTGCCGAGCACGTCGAAGGTCTTGCGGTACAGCTCCAGTTGGCCGACCTGGTAGAGCACAATCCAGGTGGGGTGGTCCGGGTCGAGCGTCTCCATCCACTCCTGGTGGGCCTCCAGGCGCGACATGTAGTCCAGGGACAACTCGTCATTGAGATACCACGCCAGCAGGGCCGGGTGGTTGCGGAACTGCTTTGTCTTGTCCGCCATGAACGGCCGCTCGTCGTTCTGGCTCTGGATGGCCTTCGGGCACCAGGTGGTGCCATAGTAGGCGTCCTTGAGGGTGTAGATGATCTTCAGGTTCAGGCTCTGCAGCAGGTCCATCTTCTCCGGGGTGGCCCCGCCGTAGGGCATCACGCAGTTGAAGGCGCTGTCGGCGTACTGCTTCAACTCGGCCTCATTCAGGCCGCTGAAGTACATCCCCAGAGGCAGGAACGGCTTGCCGTTGACGATGAGGCGGTTGTGCTCGTCAATGTAGGCGGGACGCTTCTGCAGGTCGCCCTCAGCCAGGACGGTCAGGCGGTACTGATCCGAGTCCAGGAGTTGGCGGTCGTCGTGACGGCGCAGGAAGATGCGCAGCGTGTAGTCCGCCGGCTCGAGGCCCTTCGTGGCGAAGCCGACCCGCGGGGCATTGTCGGCGAGTATCAGGCGCGTGGCCCTGGCCGGGGTGATCTCACCGCGCTTGAGGAGCAGAACCGACAGCTCGGTCTGGCGCGGGGTGAGGTCATAGTCGTCGAGGCGCAGTTGCGCGGCCAGCTCGATCCGCTTGGTCTCGGGGGTGACCAGGCCCCGGTAGTTGGGCTTCAGGAGCATTGTGCGCATCGGCGGTTCGGTGTAGCGCTTCACCTCGACGTCGTCCCACCAGGCTTTGCCGGTCATGCCCTTGCGCAGGTAGCAGACGACGCTGCATCGGGCGTTCTCGGGGATGCGGCCGGTAGTGCCGCTGACTCGCGTCCAGTCCTTCGTGCCCTTGATCCCGCCGGGATAGGAGCCGCCGAGGTACTGGCCGTCCGGGCTCCACCACTCCAGGCAGATGGTCGCGCCGCTGTCATTGCCGACCACGTTCTCGCATTTCACCCAGACGCTGAACTCGTATATGCGGCCAGCCTGCAAAGGCAGCGGGTGGCCGCACAAGGCGTACTTGCCCGCGTCGGCGTTGACGAACTGCAGGGCCCCCGTGCCGGTGCGGACCGGGGACGTGACACAGCTGTAGACATCAGCCGGGCCGCTCCAGCCCTCGGGCTGGCCGTTGGCCCCCTTGACCTCGAAGCCGGGGTTGGTGACGAGGTTGGGCAGGTCGGCGGCGAAGCCAGCGGCGGCGAGCGAGAGGACGGCGCAGAGCAGTAGGACGCGGGTAGCCATGTGCATTCGACTCCTTGCGATTATCCCGGCGGCCCCTTCGGGGCGCGGGGGGTATCAGGCGACGTCTCCCGTGGGCTTCCGCCCACGGCTACGGACGGCGGGCCCTTCGGGCCGGACGGCAACGGCAAGGCGCCGCGACGAACGCCATGGGCGTGCGCTATGTGCCATGTGTCATGCCATGTGTCATGCCATGTGTCATGCCATGTGCCATGTGCCATGTGCCATGTGCCATGTGCCATGTGCCGTGCGCCGTGCGCCGTGCGCCGTGCGCCGTGCGCCGTGCGCCGTGCGCCGTGCGCCGTGCGCCGTGCGCCGTGCGCCGTGCGCCGTGCGCCGTGCGCCCGCGAAGCGGGCCACCGTATGTAGCCGTGGGCGGGAGCCCACGGTTCGGTGCAGCCCCCTCGCGACCTCGGCGCCCCGGAGGGGCCGCCGGTGGTTCAGTAGAACAGCTCAATCGTCGTCAGACGGTCCACCGGGCTGTCGTCCACAGTGACCCAACCGTACCCCTCCTCATACCCCTTCTCGAAACCCTGGTCGCTGCCGTTGACGGCGACCCGTTCTGGCTCACGGATGCCGTGGAAGTTCACGTCGAGCGACCGCACCATCGGCGCGTCGGGGTACGTCCCCTCCGGCGCCCGGATCTTCACTACCAGGCGCTTGTCGGTCTGCTCGTACGACGCGCGGGTGGTGCGGAAGTGCCCCTGCTCGTGACCGAAGGTGAGGCCGTCATCCTCGTACAGCACCGTCTCGCCGCGCTCGGCGGGCCAGAGGCTGTAGCCCTGGGCGTAGGCGCGGTCGTCGCCAACGTAGGCGTGCGAACGGTCATAGCGATGCTCGGCTTCATCCACCGGGAGGATCGCGCCGTGGCGCACCAGCAGCGCACCGTGTTCCTCGCGGTCCCTCAACTGCACCCAGCGCCCGCCCTGGAGCGGTTTCTCTCCGAGGCTGTCGTAGTGGTGCCACAGGCCCTCGGGCAGGTAGAGCTCATCGGCGAAACAGGCGGCGAGCAGATCGTCGCCGAGCATGAACTGCCGTAGGCACTTGGGCGCCTCGGGATCACGGGGCCACATGAGTGGCATGGGGCGCATCATGGGCACGCCAGTGCGGTACGCCTGCCAGGCAGCCGTGTACAAGTAGGGGATGAGGTCATAGCGCATGTTGGCGTAGCGGCGGAAGAACCCCTCCAGCTCCTCGCCCTGGAACCACGGGTGGCGGAAGTAGTTCCACGAGTTGAGCTGCGCCCAGGGGAGCAGGAAGCCGAAGTGGATGCCCGCCTTGGTGGTTACTTCCATGTCCACGGTGTTCATGCCGTGGCCTGACAGCGCCATGTTCAGGCACCCGACCAGGGGGCCCTCCTCGCCGCCGGTGTCGCCGGTCCAGGTAGCTGTCCAGCGCTGCAGCCCCGCCCAGCCGGCGACGGTGAAGCCGAAGGGGCGGCGGCCTGTGTGCGCGGCGAAGCCCTCGTACATCTGCTGGGAGTAGAGCATGGGGTACAGGTTGTGCATCTCGTCATCCCGCATGCCATTGCCGTACAGGCGGTCGGGGTGGTCGAGGACCTGGTTGCTGCCGTCCTGCTTGAACCACTCGACGCCCTGGTCCACGAAGTCCTTGAGGTGCTCGAACCACGCCTCGTCGGGCTTGGTGAGCTGGTCCATGCGGCGAGCGGCGGCGAGATGCTCATCCTGCTCGAAGCCGCGCTTCTCGGCGGTGTCCGCACTGGCGCTCGCCTGCGACTGCACGCGGCGCTCGGCCTCGTACGAGACATCGTAGTCCATGCACAGCCACAGGCCCGGCTTGAAGCCCATGCGCCGCGCCGCGCGCATGAAGGTGTAGCGGCCCGGCGTGCGGTCGTAGCCGGGGACGGGGAAGCGGTCTTTGCTCCAGTCCTTGGTGATCGAGAAGTCGTAGTTCTTCTCCATCCAGCCGGGCTCGAGGCTGATGGCGTCGCACGGGATGTCGCGGTCACGGAACTTCAGGCAGTCCTCCATGAACTCACGGTCGTTGGCCTGGGTCCGGCAGATGAACCAGAGCCCGAAGGCCCACTTGGGCGGCAGCGGCGGCTTGCCCGTGATGTCCGTGTAGCGCTCGATGATCTCCAGGGGCGAGGGGCCGTGGATGAAGTAGTAGTCCAGGCAGCCGGCCGGCTGTCGGAAGCCGAACCAGTCGGGCGATGAGTGGCCCAGGTCCACGATCAGCCGCCGCGTGGTGTTGACCAGCAGCCCGAAGCCGTCGGGCGTCCAGACGACGGGGATGGGGATGTAGCCGGTGACATTGCGGACCCACAGGTCGCCCAGCGTGCCGCGGAGTTCCAGGCGCTCGCGCTGCTGGTCGCCCAGGCCGAAGAACGTGCGGTCCGGCGGCAGTATGAAGCGCGCTTCGGTGAGGCCCTCGTCCACGGTCGGCGGCTCAGCGCTGCGGAGCAGTTCTTTGCCCGCAGCATCCGCGATGGCCACGGAGCCGTCGGCCTTGTGCATCGTGACCGTGAGGACATCGGAGCGCACGGTCAGCTCGGCGTCGGTCTCGTCGGTGCGGACGGGGACTTCCGGCCAGTCATCGCGGAAGAAGCCGTAGCGGATCAGCGGCTGCTCGGGCGGGGTCTCACCGTCGTACTGGCGGAGGCGGACGATCGCGGGGGTGAGGAAGTCAATTCGCGTAGGCATGGTGGTCTCCTGAAGTGTGGCAACAGCAGCAGGGGCAGGCGGGGGCGCCTGCCCGATAGGGTCGTGTCAGTTGTTCGCGGCCGGGTTCCTATCCGCCTCCGCCCTTGGCCCGGCGCCCTCTCCCGTCCCCCGAATCCCCAATCCCCAATCCCCAATCCCCAATCCCTACCTCACAATCCGGATGCTCGTGGCCGTGATGCGCAAGAGGCCTTCGGCGGTGTCGGGGTCGTGGACACCAAGGGCCAGAATGAGATAGCGGCTCTCCTGCACCAGGTAGGTCAGGCCGAACTGCTCGGAGGTGATGGTCTGGGCCTGCCGGCCGAGCAAGGCCAATGGCGTGCCGCCGCCGCCCGGGGCCAGCAGGGCGGCCACCTCACGGTACGCCTGGCGCGCCGCCTCGTCGGTGCCATACCGGAGCAGCGCCAACTGCAGTTGCGTGCCGTTCTCGAGGTAGTCGGCCACCAGGCCATCCCCCAACGCCGGGTTCGCGAGCAGGTCGCGCCGGTAGTAGCGCAGGGAGTTGGTGACTTGCCGGGCCTCGGGCATCAGGCGCATCATCAGCGGCAGGGGGCCGGGGAGGGGCAGGACGCTCATGACGGCCTCGGCGGCAGCCTCAGCGGTGGCCCGCGCCGGGGTGGCGGTGGGCGGCGGGGTCGTCCGCACGTAGAAGGTGTCGCGCCACACGTGATGCTGAGTGCCCGTCCAGTAGGAGATGGCCTTCAGGTTGGCCGCCTCCGAGGTCGGGGTGCGGAAGTGGGCGAAGGCGCCGAAGGCATCCAGCGGATCGGCGAACCGGAGCACCTCGACCACGACGGGGTCGTGCGGCGTCTCCGGGATGAGCTGGAGGCGCACTCCCCAGTCGAAGCGGTAGCTCAGGACGACGGGAGCCACCTCCGGCGGCAGCAGTGCTGAGGCGGCCTGTCCCGCCGCAGTCTGCGAGTCCGGAGCCATCGTCCAGCCCTTCAGGCGGGCCGGCAGCGGCTTCAGCC
The DNA window shown above is from bacterium and carries:
- a CDS encoding DUF5110 domain-containing protein, translating into MPTRIDFLTPAIVRLRQYDGETPPEQPLIRYGFFRDDWPEVPVRTDETDAELTVRSDVLTVTMHKADGSVAIADAAGKELLRSAEPPTVDEGLTEARFILPPDRTFFGLGDQQRERLELRGTLGDLWVRNVTGYIPIPVVWTPDGFGLLVNTTRRLIVDLGHSSPDWFGFRQPAGCLDYYFIHGPSPLEIIERYTDITGKPPLPPKWAFGLWFICRTQANDREFMEDCLKFRDRDIPCDAISLEPGWMEKNYDFSITKDWSKDRFPVPGYDRTPGRYTFMRAARRMGFKPGLWLCMDYDVSYEAERRVQSQASASADTAEKRGFEQDEHLAAARRMDQLTKPDEAWFEHLKDFVDQGVEWFKQDGSNQVLDHPDRLYGNGMRDDEMHNLYPMLYSQQMYEGFAAHTGRRPFGFTVAGWAGLQRWTATWTGDTGGEEGPLVGCLNMALSGHGMNTVDMEVTTKAGIHFGFLLPWAQLNSWNYFRHPWFQGEELEGFFRRYANMRYDLIPYLYTAAWQAYRTGVPMMRPMPLMWPRDPEAPKCLRQFMLGDDLLAACFADELYLPEGLWHHYDSLGEKPLQGGRWVQLRDREEHGALLVRHGAILPVDEAEHRYDRSHAYVGDDRAYAQGYSLWPAERGETVLYEDDGLTFGHEQGHFRTTRASYEQTDKRLVVKIRAPEGTYPDAPMVRSLDVNFHGIREPERVAVNGSDQGFEKGYEEGYGWVTVDDSPVDRLTTIELFY